A genomic region of Bactrocera dorsalis isolate Fly_Bdor chromosome 3, ASM2337382v1, whole genome shotgun sequence contains the following coding sequences:
- the LOC105225424 gene encoding uncharacterized protein LOC105225424 (The sequence of the model RefSeq protein was modified relative to this genomic sequence to represent the inferred CDS: added 228 bases not found in genome assembly) — protein sequence MVSKGSKKKQQEISVSNSKNAASTSSTTSSSSKTVVHSAVTEAASTSSSAVGVTSTTSPTWTKTSQTLQKSESAASNKSMLATTQSGTQSQLQSNLFKSSSSSSSHTESRSEQKQRRQQIEQQQQQQQEQLYEIVSDVGSIGGGQSAPIASIMSDTLKSTKASSSSSSFQQKSEYYEEISNDFSNAKIISSIDLLESDKKEPVFSVPIDVIEIVGSGSSSIGSNYNKAYLSSSQSQTGIMTSTSSSNFAHIESASSSSKVIDGGITITDMSTENSKSISSTSNTAKSGKVTSTNVEMTSSSNKFLTNDVKNSNAEVNSYTSYSTIDGKAINGAATPVIAPLITSPAKTQQTSTAFTKSTQRAIDDDSHSITSTAHHTEITSQGDSTSLTETAKNLKSDVVVSGSSRQLASNVTNKSTKKSSIIEQNISEQTIEESSLKKSKSTSKKEVYDVKTKRWTELNEKTGTGATNKKQPTIERYVSRESDGTYKITYKKKIFDQRANKWKIVEEKTVDSAHDTHYPEIVDDVINTTTTTYTTKVYDTKTGEWKIVEEKSFVDSKAFVPNDIVREIEKDNTDVANITTTTEVTKIFDASLNDWRVLDEKTHTDVIERIVETPKKTIYIDEFVEIEKNVQITEDSENITNERTNTSKRKDITTNIYDEVDDVKREKLTTSDSRIRGVDKKETFGSKHTEMCICEICTCGRHHCASSVKKTDAIIETIDLLDESQTRIRSNTWSKKDLEESRLKLLYDIDEQVTLIKPEDNLKPEGEFIVPEKIPFQPAERTERIIRKDNLRSEGEMTFTEKEEYQYVIRPLPVKPTDNLKSEGEFYIPEKTTYVPAEKPTQIKYKDNLKPEGEFYTPDKPVYQSTERPLQKKPEDNLRPEGEFIVPEKISYTPAEQTTRIIRKDNLKTEGEMTFDVKEEYTFVSRPEQIKPIDNLKPEGEFYTPEKPGFRPAERPIQKKIEDNLRPEGDFYKPEKVMYHPGERPTPVRPEDNLRPEGEFYTPEKPGFKPAERPTQTKPEDNLKPEGEFYKPEKIKYQPGERPTQVRHADNLQPEGEFYTPEKPGFSPAERPAQKKPEDNLRPEGEFYTPEKAKFQPGERPTQVRPEDNLRPEGEFYTPEKPGYRPAERPTQKRPEDNLKPEGDFYSPEKPKFQPGERPTQVRHADNLRPEGEFYTPEKPGFRPAERPTQKKPEDNLRPEGEFYAPEKTKFQPGERPTQVKPEDNLRPEGEFYTPEKPGFRPAERPVQKKPEDNLRPEGEFYKPEKTGFQPGERPTQVRPEDNLRPEGEFYTPEKPGFRPAERPVQKKPEDNLRPEGEFYKPEKTKFQPGERPTQVRPEDNLRPEGEFYTPEKPGFRPAERPVQKKPEDNLRPEGEFYTPEKTKFQPGERPTQVRPEDNLRPEGEFYTPEKPGYRPAERPVQKKPEDNLRPEGEFYTPEKTKFQPGERPTQVRPEDNLRPEGEFYTPEKPGYKPAERPTQKRPEDNLKPEGDFYSPEKPKFQPGERPTQVRHADNLRPEGEFYTPEKPGFRPAERPTQKKPEDNLRPEGEFYAPEKTKFQPGERPTQVKPEDNLRPEGEFYTPEKPGFRPAERPVQKKPEDNLRPEGEFYTPERTKFQPGERPTQVRPEDNLRPEGEFYTPEKPGFRPAERPVQKKPEDNLRPEGEFYKPEKTKFQPGERPTQVRPEDNLRPEGEFYTPEKPGYRPAERPTQKRPEDNLKPEGDFYSPEKPKFQPGERPTQVRHADNLRPEGEFYTPEKPGFRPAERPTQKKPEDNLRPEGEFYAPEKTKFQPGERPTQVRPEDNLRPEGEFYTPEKPGFRPAERPVQKKPEDNLRPEGEFYTPEKTKFQPGERPTQVRPEDNLRPEGEFYTPEKPEFRLAERPVQKKPEDNLRPEGEFYKPEKTKFQPGERPTQVRPEDNLRPEGEFYTPEKPGFRPAERPVQKKPEDNLRPEGEFYKPEKTKFQPGERPTQVRPEDNLRPEGEFYTPEKPGFRPAERPVQKKPEDNLRPEGEFYTPEKTKFQPGERPTQVRPEDNLRPEGEFYTPEKPGYRPAERPTQKRPEDNLKPEGEFYKHEKPTYQPAERPTQKKPIDNLKPEGEFLVPEKEMYKPAEKIERVIRTDNLRTEGEMTFETKEEYQFVIRPNQVKPTDNLKPEGQFYAPEKSIYKPAEKPLQIRHEDNLKPEGEFYTPQKPGFTPAERPIQKRPEDNLRPEGEFYVPDKQEFKAAERPTQLKPEDNLRPEGEFMIPEKEIYKPAEKILRVIRKDNLRSEGEIIFEKKEEYQFVNRPEQVKPVDNLRPEGEFYTPEKPKYQPAEKPVQIRHKDNLKPEGEFYTPEKPGFEPVERPTQKKPQDNLRQEGEFYAPDKPDYQSADRPIAKKPEDNLRPEGEFTIPQKTPYQPAEKVERIVRKDNLRSEGEMTFETKEEYQFVVRPEQLKPTDNLKPEGEFYAPDKPKYQPAEKPLIIRREDNLKPDGEFYKPQKVDFVPADRPSPVKHEDNLKPEGEFYTPEKPGYRPAERPTQKKPLDNLRPEGEFTVPEKTTYTPAEKTKRIIRKDNLRTEGEMIFEVKEDYQFVNRPEQVKPIDNLKPEGEFYTPEKPTYQVSERPSQIKPEDNLRPEGAFTVPEKLVYKPAEKVQRIIRKDNLRTEGEMNFERKEEYTFVIRPDQIKPTDNLKPEGDFYTPEKSKYLPAETPIVIRREDNLKPEGEFYIPEKTNYRPAERPIQKKPEDNLRTEGEFYSPEKSDYIPAERPTQKKPKDNLRPEGEFYTPEKPSYRSAEKVERIIRKDNLRTEGEMTFETKEKYEFVSRPEQVKPTDNLKPEGEFYTPEKPKFQPGERPSQVKHTDNLRPEGEFYTPEKPGYKPAERPTQKRPEDNLKPEGEFYSSEKPKYQPGERPSQVKHADNLRPEGEFYIPEKPGYKPAERPTQKRPEDNLKPEGEFYSPDKPKFQPGERPSQVKHADNLRPEGEFYTPEKPGYKPAERPVQKRPEDNLKPEGEFYSPDKPKFQSGERPSQVKHADNLRPEGEFYTPEKPGYKPAERPVQKRPEDNLKPEGEFYSPDKPKFQSGERPSQVKHADNLRPEGEFYTPEKPGYKPAERPVQKRPEDNLKPEGEFYSPEKPKFRPGERPSQVKHADNLRPEGEFYTPEKPGYKPAERPTQKRPEDNLKPEGEFYSPEKPKFRPGERPSQVKHADNLRPEGEFYTPEKPGYKPAERPVPKKPQDNLKSEGHIYVPEKTAFIPAEKSERIIRKDNLRTEGEIIFTEKKEYEFVKKPDQIKPTDNLRPEGEFYKVEKPSYKSGERPVVKKPKDNLKVEGEFTAPEKTSFKPAEKTKRIIRKDNLHMEGEMTFAEKNQYQYVNRPEKVVPSDNLRTEGEFYTPDKPGFKPAEKVRRVIHKDNLRMEGEMTFTETEKHVGVKRPEKIVPRNNLKPEGTFYSKEKQQYQPAERPKQVKPEDNLKPEGHMYISSTDRTDSKLLKTATEKVVIKRPVDNLKLEGTLQVSRRDDYNEKQSSRLDSTKVVQRTVRSKYS from the exons atggtatcgaaaggcAGCAAGAAAAAGCAGCAAGAAATTAGTGTCAGCAACAGCAAAAATGCTGCAAGCACAAGCAGCACCACCTCTAGTTCCTCGAAAACTGTGGTGCATAGCGCTGTTACCGAGGCAGCATCAACTAGCTCGTCGGCGGTGGGAGTAACTTCGACGACGTCGCCTACGTGGACGAAAACTTCACAGACACTGCAAAAATCCGAGTCAGCGGCGAGCAACAAATCGATGCTGGCAACCACACAATCCGGCACGCAGTCGCAGTTGCAATCGAATTTGTTCAAGagcagcagtagcagcagcagtCACACGGAGTCGAGGTCAGAGCAAAAGCAGCGCCGACAACAAATtgaacagcagcaacagcagcagcaagaaCAGCTGTACGAGATCGTCAGTGACGTGGGCAGCATCGGTGGCGGCCAGTCAGCGCCAATCGCTTCCATAATGAGTGACAcattgaaatcgacgaaggCGTCATCCTCATCTTCCTCATTTCAACAGAAATCAGAATACTATGAAGAGATCTCCAATGATTTTTCCAATGCTAAGATAATATCATCCATCGATCTGCTTGAGAGCGACAAAAAGGAACCAGTTTTTTCGGTGCCGATCGATGTCATTGAGATAGTTGGTAGCGGTAGCTCCAGCATTGGCAGCAATTACAATAAAGCTTATTTGTCCTCTTCCCAATCACAAACCGGTATCATGACAAGCACGAGCAGCTCCAATTTCGCACACATCGAGTCCGCAAGCAGTAGCAGTAAGGTCATTGATGGTGGAATTACGATCACCGATATGTCCACCGAAAATTCAAAGTCCATTTCGTCCACATCGAATACAGCAAAATCGGGCAAAGTCACATCTACAAATGTTGAAATGACATCATCGTCAAACAAGTTTTTAACGAATGATGTGAAAAACAGTAACGCCGAAGTAAACAGCTATACGTCGTATTCGACGATTGATGGCAAAGCCATTAATGGTGCTGCAACACCAGTAATAGCGCCGCTAATCACATCGCCTGCAAAAACACAACAAACGTCAACGGCATTTACGAAAAGTACACAGAGAGCAATCGATGACGACAGCCATTCCATTACCTCCACCGCCCACCACACCGAAATTACAAGTCAAGGTGATAGTACATCACTGACTGAAACAGCGAAAAACTTGAAGAGTGACGTAGTTGTAAGTGGTAGTAGTAGGCAATTGGCCTccaatgtaacaaacaaatcgaCGAAAAAGTCCTCTATAATAGAGCAAAATATCTCTGAACAAACAATTGAAGAAAGCTCGCTGAAGAAAAGCAAGAGTACGTCAAAGAAGGAAGTGTATGATGTGAAAACTAAAAGATGGACAGAGCTGAATGAAAAGACCGGCACTGGCGCTACAAACAAAAAGCAGCCAACAATCGAGCGTTACGTTAGTCGCGAATCTGACGGCACTTACAAAATTAcgtataagaaaaaaatattcgatcAGCGTGCGAACAAGTGGAAAATCGTCGAAGAGAAGACTGTGGACAGTGCTCATGATACTCATTACCCCGAAATAGTTGATGATGTCATCAATACGACTACCACAACGTACACAACAAAAGTATATGACACTAAGACCGGAGAGTGGAAAATCGTTGAAGAGAAATCGTTTGTGGACTCAAAAGCTTTCGTGCCAAATGACATTGTTCGTGAAATTGAAAAAGACAATACTGATGTGGCGAACATAACTACTACCACTGAAGTAACAAAG ATATTTGATGCCAGCTTGAACGATTGGCGAGTCCTAGATGAGAAAACGCATACCGATGTGATTGAAAGAATCGTTGAAACGCCCAAAAAGACAATTTATATTGACGAATTTgttgaaatcgaaaaaaatgtgCAGATAACAGAAGACAGTGAAAATATAACCAATGAACGTACTAACACATCAAAACGCAAAGATATTACCACAAATATATACGATGAAGTTGACGACGTTAAGAGAGAAAAGCTGACTACTAGCGACTCAAGAATC CGTGgagtcgataaaaaagaaacgTTTGGTTCAAAGCATACAGAGATGTGTATTTGCGAAATCTGCACTTGTGG TCGCCACCATTGTGCTTCAAGCGTTAAGAAGACGGATGCTATTATAGAGACTATAG aTTTGCTGGACGAATCTCAAACGCGAATAAGGTCCAACACTTGGTCTAAAAAGGATCTAGAAGAATCTCGATTAAAACTTTTGTACGACATTGACGAGCAAGTCACTTTAATAAAACCCGAGGACAATTTGAAACCTGAGGGAGAATTTATAGTTCCCGAGAAAATTCCATTCCAACCAGCTGAAAGAACGGAACGCATAATTAGAAAAGACAACTTGCGCAGTGAAGGAGAAATGACATTTACGGAAAAAGAGGAATATCAATATGTAATAAGGCCTCTGCCAGTCAAACCCACTGATAACCTCAAATCTGAAGGTGAATTTTATATaccagaaaaaacaacatatGTTCCAGCAGAAAAACCTACTCAAATTAAATACAAAGACAACTTAAAACCGGAAGGAGAATTCTACACTCCCGACAAACCAGTCTATCAATCAACAGAACGCCCGTTACAAAAGAAACCAGAGGACAATCTCCGCCCTGAAGGTGAATTCATAGTGCCGGAAAAGATCTCATATACACCAGCGGAACAGACAACACGAATAATAAGAAAAGACAATCTCAAAACAGAAGGAGAAATGACATTTGACGTAAAAGAAGAATACACATTTGTGAGTAGGCCGGAACAAATCAAACCAATTGATAATCTTAAACCAGAAGGAGAGTTTTACACTCCCGAAAAACCTGGGTTTAGGCCTGCTGAACGTCCTATTCAGAAGAAGATAGAAGATAATTTGAGGCCAGAAGGAGACTTCTATAAACCAGAAAAAGTCATGTATCATCCAGGAGAACGTCCAACACCAGTTAGACCGGAGGATAACCTTCGACCTGAAGGAGAATTTTATACGCCTGAGAAACCCGGATTTAAACCTGCTGAACGTCCTACACAAACGAAACCAGAGGACAATTTGAAACCAGAAGGAGAATTCTATAAAccagagaaaataaaataccaaCCAGGAGAGCGTCCCACACAAGTAAGACATGCTGACAATTTGCAACCAGAAGGCGAGTTTTACACTCCAGAAAAACCTGGATTTAGCCCTGCTGAACGTCCAGCTCAGAAGAAACCAGAAGACAACCTGAGACCAGAAGGAGAATTCTATACACCCGAAAAAGCAAAGTTTCAACCAGGAGAACGTCCTACACAAGTTAGACCAGAGGACAACCTTCGCCCTGAGGGAGAATTTTACACTCCAGAAAAACCTGGATATAGGCCGGCAGAACGTCCAACTCAGAAACGACCAGAGGATAATTTGAAGCCAGAAG GTGATTTCTATTCACCAGAGAAACCAAAGTTCCAACCTGGAGAGCGTCCCACACAAGTTAGACATGCTGACAACTTGCGACCTGAAGGCGAATTTTACACTCCTGAGAAGCCCGGATTTAGACCAGCTGAACGTCCAACTCAAAAGAAGCCAGAAGATAATTTGAGACCAGAAGGAGAGTTCTATGCACCAGAAAAAACGAAGTTTCAACCAGGAGAACGTCCAACACAAGTTAAACCAGAGGACAACCTTCGCCCTGAGGGTGAATTTTACACTCCCGAAAAACCTGGATTTAGGCCTGCTGAACGTCCAGTTCAGAAGAAACCAGAAGATAATTTGAGACCAGAAGGCGAGTTCTATAAACCAGAAAAGACAGGGTTCCAACCAGGAGAACGTCCTACACAAGTTAGACCAGAGGACAACCTTCGCCCTGAGGGAGAATTTTACACTCCCGAAAAACCTGGATTTAGGCCTGCTGAACGTCCAGTTCAGAAAAAACCAGAAGATAATTTGAGACCAGAAGGCGAGTTCTATAAACCAGAAAAGACAAAGTTCCAACCAGGAGAACGTCCTACACAAGTTAGACCAGAGGACAACCTTCGCCCTGAGGGAGAATTTTACACTCCCGAAAAACCTGGATTTAGACCTGCTGAACGTCCAGTTCAGAAAAAACCAGAAGATAATTTGAGACCAGAAGGCGAGTTCTATACACCAGAAAAGACAAAGTTCCAACCAGGAGAGCGTCCCACACAAGTTAGACCAGAGGACAACCTTCGCCCTGAGGGTGAATTTTACACTCCCGAAAAACCTGGATATAGGCCTGCTGAACGTCCAGTTCAGAAAAAACCAGAAGATAATTTGAGACCAGAAGGCGAATTCTATACACCAGAAAAAACGAAGTTTCAACCAGGAGAACGTCCAACACAAGTTAGACCAGAGGACAACCTTCGCCCTGAGGGAGAATTTTACACTCCTGAAAAACCAGGATATAAGCCAGCAGAACGTCCAACTCAGAAACGGCCAGAAGATAATTTGAAGCCAGAAGGTGATTTCTATTCACCAGAAAAACCTAAGTTCCAACCTGGAGAGCGTCCCACACAAGTTAGACATGCTGACAACTTGCGACCTGAAGGCGAATTTTACACTCCTGAGAAGCCCGGATTTAGACCAGCTGAACGTCCAACTCAAAAGAAGCCAGAAGATAATTTGAGACCAGAAGGAGAGTTCTATGCACCAGAAAAAACGAAGTTTCAACCAGGAGAACGTCCAACACAAGTTAAACCAGAGGACAACCTTCGCCCTGAGGGTGAATTTTACACTCCCGAAAAACCTGGATTTAGGCCTGCTGAACGTCCAGTTCAGAAGAAACCAGAAGATAATTTGAGACCAGAAGGCGAGTTCTATACACCAGAAAGGACAAAGTTCCAACCAGGAGAGCGTCCCACACAAGTTAGACCAGAGGACAACCTTCGCCCTGAGGGTGAATTTTACACTCCCGAAAAACCTGGATTTAGGCCTGCTGAACGTCCAGTTCAGAAGAAACCAGAAGATAATTTGAGACCAGAAGGCGAGTTCTATAAACCAGAAAAGACAAAGTTCCAACCAGGAGAACGTCCTACACAAGTTAGACCAGAGGACAACCTTCGCCCTGAGGGAGAATTTTACACTCCAGAAAAACCTGGATATAGGCCAGCAGAACGCCCAACTCAGAAACGGCCAGAAGATAATTTGAAGCCAGAAGGTGATTTCTATTCACCAGAAAAACCTAAGTTCCAACCTGGAGAACGTCCCACACAAGTACGACATGCTGACAATTTGCGACCAGAAGGAGAATTTTACACTCCTGAGAAGCCAGGATTTAGACCAGCTGAACGTCCAACTCAAAAGAAGCCAGAAGATAATTTGAGACCAGAAGGAGAGTTCTATGCACCAGAAAAAACAAAGTTTCAACCAGGAGAACGTCCAACACAAGTTAGACCAGAGGACAACCTTCGCCCTGAGGGTGAATTTTACACTCCCGAAAAACCTGGATTTAGGCCTGCTGAACGTCCAGTTCAGAAGAAACCAGAAGATAATTTGAGACCAGAAGGCGAGTTCTATACACCAGAAAAGACAAAGTTCCAACCAGGAGAACGTCCAACACAAGTTAGACCAGAGGACAACCTTCGCCCTGAGGGTGAATTTTACACTCCCGAAAAACCTGAATTTAGACTTGCTGAACGTCCAGTTCAGAAGAAACCAGAAGATAATTTGAGACCAGAAGGCGAGTTCTATAAACCAGAAAAGACAAAGTTCCAACCAGGAGAGCGTCCTACACAAGTTAGACCAGAGGACAACCTTAGGCCTGAGGGTGAATTTTACACTCCCGAAAAACCTGGATTTAGGCCTGCTGAACGTCCAGTTCAGAAGAAACCAGAAGATAATTTGAGACCAGAAGGCGAGTTCTATAAACCAGAAAAGACAAAGTTCCAACCAGGAGAACGTCCTACACAAGTTAGACCAGAGGACAACCTTCGCCCTGAGGGAGAATTTTACACTCCCGAAAAACCTGGATTTAGACCTGCTGAACGTCCAGTTCAGAAGAAACCAGAAGATAATTTGAGACCAGAAGGCGAGTTCTATACACCAGAAAAGACAAAGTTCCAACCAGGAGAGCGTCCAACACAAGTTAGACCAGAGGACAACCTTAGGCCTGAGGGCGAATTTTACACTCCAGAAAAACCTGGATATAGGCCAGCAGAACGTCCAACTCAGAAACGGCCTGAAGACAACTTGAAACCAGAAGGAGAGTTCTATAAACACGAGAAACCCACTTATCAACCCGCCGAACGTCCAACGCAAAAGAAACCTATAGATAATTTGAAGCCCGAAGGCGAGTTTCTTGTTCCGGAAAAAGAAATGTATAAACCAGCTGAAAAAATTGAACGTGTAATTAGAACGGACAACTTACGCACAGAAGGTGAAATGACATTCGAAACAAAAGAAGAATATCAGTTTGTTATTAGGCCCAATCAAGTGAAACCCACTGATAATCTAAAGCCAGAAGGCCAGTTTTATGCTCCAGAGAAATCTATATATAAGCCAGCTGAAAAACCTTTACAAATCAGACACGAAGATAATTTAAAACCCGAAGGCGAATTCTATACTCCACAAAAACCAGGTTTCACACCCGCAGAGCGTCCAATTCAAAAGCGACCAGAAGATAATTTGCGTCCAGAAGGTGAGTTTTATGTACCAGACAAGCAGGAATTTAAGGCTGCTGAAAGACCTACTCAATTGAAACCTGAAGATAACTTAAGACCGGAAGGCGAGTTCATGATTCccgaaaaagaaatatataaaccCGCCGAAAAAATTCTTCGTGTAATAAGGAAAGACAACTTGCGGTCAGAAGgggaaattatttttgaaaagaaagaagaataTCAATTTGTAAATAGACCAGAGCAAGTGAAACCGGTAGATAATCTTAGACCGGAAGGGGAATTCTATACCCCAGAAAAACCAAAATACCAACCTGCTGAAAAGCCAGTGCAAATTCGACATAAGGATAATTTAAAACCGGAGGGTGAATTCTATACACCCGAGAAACCTGGTTTTGAACCTGTGGAACGCCCAACTCAGAAAAAACCGCAAGACAATTTGAGACAGGAGGGAGAGTTTTATGCTCCTGATAAACCAGACTACCAGTCCGCCGACCGACCTATTGCAAAGAAACCTGAGGACAATTTAAGACCAGAAGGTGAATTCACTATCCCGCAGAAAACACCTTACCAACCAGCGGAAAAAGTCGAACGTATTGTTAGAAAGGATAACTTGCGATCAGAGGGTGAGATGACTTTTGAAACAAAGGAAGAATATCAGTTTGTTGTTAGGCCAGAGCAATTGAAACCCACTGATAATCTAAAACCGGAAGGCGAATTCTATGCTCCGGATAAACCGAAGTATCAGCCAGCCGAAAAGCCATTGATTATTAGACGTGAAGATAATTTGAAACCGGACGGGGAGTTTTATAAACCACAAAAAGTCGATTTTGTTCCAGCAGATCGCCCTTCTCCAGTCAAGCATGAAGACAACCTTAAACCAGAAGGGGAATTTTATACACCTGAAAAACCTGGTTACCGGCCGGCGGAGAGGCCAACTCAAAAAAAACCTCTTGATAATTTACGACCTGAAGGAGAGTTCACTGTTCCAGAGAAAACCACTTACACTCCAGctgaaaaaacaaaacgaataaTCAGAAAAGATAACTTACGAACTGAAGGGGAGATGATATTTGAAGTAAAAGAAGATTATCAATTTGTTAATAGACCTGAGCAAGTCAAACCTATTGATAACCTTAAACCAGAGGGAGAATTTTACACTCCAGAAAAGCCAACGTATCAAGTTTCAGAACGACCTTCCCAAATTAAACCTGAGGATAATTTGAGACCCGAAGGTGCGTTTACAGTACCAGAGAAGTTGGTATACAAACCGGCTGAAAAGGTTCAACGTATCATAAGAAAAGACAATCTCCGCACAGAAGGTGAAAtgaattttgaaagaaaagaagaatATACGTTTGTCATAAGACCTGATCAGATTAAACCCACTGATAATCTCAAACCCGAGGGTGATTTCTATACTcccgaaaaatcaaaatatctgCCAGCTGAGACTCCGATAGTTATTAGACGTGAAGACAACTTAAAGCCTGAAGGTGAGTTTTATATACCAGAGAAAACAAATTATAGGCCCGCAGAGCGTCCAATACAAAAGAAGCCTGAAGATAATCTTCGAACAGAAGGCGAGTTTTATTCTCCAGAAAAATCCGATTACATACCCGCCGAACGACCTACTCAGAAGAAGCCAAAAGATAATTTACGTCCTGAGGGCGAGTTTTACACACCTGAAAAGCCTAGTTACAGGTCAGCAGAAAAAGTTGAACGTATTATTAGGAAGGACAACCTACGCACCGAAGGTGAAATGACTttcgaaacaaaagaaaaatatgaatttgttaGCAGGCCGGAGCAAGTGAAACCTACTGACAATTTAAAGCCAGAAGGAGAGTTTTATACCccagaaaaaccaaaattccaACCTGGCGAGCGGCCGTCACAAGTAAAGCATACAGACAATCTACGGCCTGAGGGAGAGTTTTATACACCAGAGAAACCTGGGTATAAGCCCGCCGAACGTCCCACACAGAAGCGGCCGGAGGATAATTTGAAGCCTGAAGGAGAATTTTATTCTTCAGAAAAGCCCAAATACCAGCCCGGTGAGCGGCCATCACAAGTAAAGCATGCAGACAATCTACGGCCTGAGggagaattttatataccagaGAAACCTGGGTATAAACCAGCCGAACGCCCCACACAGAAGCGTCCGGAGGATAATTTGAAGCCTGAAGGAGAATTTTATTCTCCGGATAAACCAAAATTCCAACCCGGAGAGCGTCCATCACAAGTAAAGCATGCAGACAATCTTCGGCCTGAGGGAGAATTTTATACACCAGAGAAACCTGGGTATAAACCAGCCGAACGTCCCGTACAGAAGCGTCCGGAGGATAATTTGAAGCCTGAAGGTGAATTTTATTCTCCGGATAAACCAAAATTCCAATCCGGAGAACGTCCATCACAAGTAAAACATGCAGACAATCTACGGCCTGAGGGAGAATTTTATACACCAGAGAAACCTGGGTATAAACCAGCCGAACGTCCCGTACAGAAGCGTCCGGAGGATAATTTGAAGCCTGAAG GAGAATTTTATTCTCCGGATAAACCAAAATTCCAATCCGGAGAACGTCCATCACAAGTAAAGCATGCAGACAATCTACGGCCTGAGGGAGAATTTTATACACCAGAGAAACCTGGGTATAAACCCGCCGAACGTCCTGTACAGAAGCGTCCGGAGGATAATTTGAAGCCTGAAGGAGAATTTTATTCTCCAGAAAAGCCCAAATTCCGACCTGGTGAGCGACCATCTCAAGTAAAGCATGCAGACAATCTACGGCCTGAGGGAGAATTTTATACACCAGAGAAACCTGGGTATAAACCCGCCGAACGTCCCACACAGAAGCGTCCGGAGGATAATTTGAAGCCTGAAGGAGAATTTTATTCTCCAGAAAAGCCTAAATTCCGACCTGGTGAGCGACCATCTCAAGTAAAGCATGCAGACAATCTACGGCCTGAGGGAGAATTTTATACACCAGAGAAACCTGGGTATAAACCTGCCGAACGTCCTGTTCCGAAAAAGCCACAAGATAATCTCAAATCAGAGGGACACATTTATGTACCAGAAAAAACTGCCTTTATACCTGCTGAAAAAAGTGAGCGCATTATTAGAAAGGACAACCTTCGTACGGAAGGAGAAATTATATTTACCGAGAAAAAGGAATACGAGTTTGTTAAAAAGCCGGATCAAATAAAACCTACAGATAACCTAAGACCTGAAGGCGAATTTTATAAAGTGGAGAAGCCTTCATACAAGTCTGGTGAACGGCCTGTAGTGAAAAAACCCAAAGACAATTTAAAAGTGGAGGGTGAATTTACCGCACCCGAGAAAACATCATTTAAGCCCGCCGAGAAAACAAAACGCATTATCCGAAAAGATAATTTACACATGGAAGGAGAAATGACGTTTGCAGAGAAAAATCAGTATCAGTATGTAAATAGGCCCGAAAAGGTTGTACCCTCTGATAATTTAAGAACGGAGGGTGAATTTTACACTCCTGATAAACCCGGATTTAAACCGGCTGAAAAAGTGAGACGAGTCATTCACAAAGATAATTTAAGAATGGAGGGGGAGATGACCTTTACAGAAACGGAGAAACACGTGGGTGTTAAGAGACCAGAAAAAATTGTGCCGCGTAATAACCTTAAACCTGAAGGCACTTTCTACAGTAAGGAAAAACAGCAATATCAGCCGGCTGAGCGTCCAAAACAAGTAAAACC